CCTCCATTAGCCGCGGACGCCTACAACTGCGCCGGCGACCGGAAGGGCAAAGGCCCGGCGAGGAAGTGGTGATTCCGCCCCCTCCCCGTCCTCAATGTTTATATCGTTTCTAGTTGTAGAAGTTTAAGAACTTGTCTGGTGAAAAATTATGATCTTTTGGATGTGGCGAAGTTTGTTAATGTCAAATTGCAGCCAATCTCGTGTTCCTTTGCAGCCGATTTTAATTGTCCGTCGTTTGATCACATAGAGTAGATCAACGTTGCATGTGTAGTATGGATATAAGGCGCCGGATATAAGATGCGCGGACACAGAGTGGCAAATATAAGACGTACCCAGTCAATGCCAGTGGACGCGCCAGGGCGCGTCCACGAGCACTTGAGGGGTCAGATTTGACCATCACAGCTGTAAATGCTCTTAGCAGTTGATCGTCGGACCAAATCCCTCTTGCTGCATTTTTCCATTTTATTTGAGGAATTCTGTACGTAGACAAATAAAAGGTCTTGGAGTTATTTGAAAGAAAATAAATTGCTTGCAGCCACTCATAGGTGGGCCTATGCCACGCTGACACCCACGTGAGCAGGCCATACGCAAGATATGTATAAAGCACCGTATTTACACGCTGAGACAAGTTAAGCGATTATAATTTCATATTTTGCAAGTTTTAGAATCAAACCAAATATCAAGCACAAGTTCTGTGACTCTTAGTGGTAATATCACCGGGAGCCATATAACTTACGCATGTTTAGTTTGGTGACGGAACTTTAAAAATACGATTTTGTTGTCATCTAACTTGCTCAAGCGTGCAGATATGATCACAATACACATATGCGGGTGTATCTATGTGTATGGCCCCACTTATCAGTGAGTGAACGCATTGGTGTGATGTATTTTTACACAAAACACCCTCATAAACTTTTTATTTGCAGAAACAGTCAACCACTGCTATGAATTTTTGCACAAAGCTACCTCGCATTTTTATTTACAAAAAAACCAGACAGCATGGCCCCATTTATCAGTGAGTGAAGGCACTGGGGTCATGTATTTTTTTACATAAAACACCCTCATAAAATTTTTATTTGCGGAAATAGACAACCACCGCTATGAATTTTTTGCACAAAGCTACCTCGCATTTATATTTACAGAAAAAACCACACAGCAGTACtgaatatatatgcaaaaaatccTCAAATCCAATACCACCCACTTTAACATGAGACGCTCCAGCCACCTCAACCATTCAGGGTAGGATGCTTAATATGAACAACTTACCTATACGTATTAAACGAGGACCCATGTGGAACTTAAATGGCTGCGGATACTGCGGCTCATTTGGCAGGCGCTATTTGTTTTTAAGATCTTTGTAAAACATAAGTAGACTAAAAGAAATGTAAAACATAAGTAATAAAGTTATGTCCATATATTTGTGTGTGAAAAAATTATGCATACTCTCTCAGAAcatatattatacatacatatgATGATTAGTAACAAAAAATATTTCAATATAAACCTGtgtattatatactccctccgtcccgaaataagtgtgtcaactttgtactaactttagtacaaaattatACTAAGGTTAAGATACTTATTTTGAGACCGAGGGAGTATATAATATTATGGTCAAATATTTGTGTGTTAAAATATTATGCATGCAGACGACGGTTAGTAAATAATTTTTTTTAATTATAAACATGTGTATTATATAAAAAGTATTTGGTAAGATATTTTATAAACCTGAGTATTATATAAATATATGTGTTTTATAAATGTTTCAATAATTGATGTGTTTTATAAATATATTATATAACTATTATTTTAATTATATAACTATTATTTTTATAAAAGTATTATATAAATATATGTTTTATAAATATATTATATAACTATTATTTTAATTATACAAACGTTTCAATAATTGTACACACATTTGTAGTACAATGTTTGTATAATTTTAAATTTAAACACTTAATGTGAATAAATCATTGTTAATATTTATATTATATAATTATTTTGAATATAAGTGATGAGTTATACACAACTGAATATTCATATATATATTTAGTACATGTTTGTATTCATCATCCTATATAATTTAATATAAACCGCGAGTGTTTTTTTATTCAATAAATATATTTATCTAATAAACAGTTTCAGTGTCTGTATTCACAAAATATTTTTTATATAATACACTGGTTTATATTTAAACGTTTTTGTTTACTAATCATCGTTTGTATGTATAGTATTTTTCACGCTcaaatattcatacataattttaTTACTTATCTTTTACTATTTTTTTATATACAAGACACATGTTTATATACTTACGTTGTACTAAATATTTTATATATAATACACATGTTTATATTTAATTTTATTATTTACTAATCATTGTCTGTATATATAATATATTAATATTTGAGCATTACTATATTACTTACATTTTACATATATCTTTAAAAAATAGCACGCACAAAATGAGCCTTCAGTACACATACGTTCGTTATCAATATTTGTCATCTGGAGAAATACTATTGGCGCCTTAAAACAATCCATCCCCGTTCAAATCCTAGCGCACCTTTCTGGTGTTTACTTTTGCTTATATGTGTGCACGACTGTGGACAGGTTTTTCTTGTAAAAAAGAACTGTTAGGGTGTTCCATGCAAAACATTCATCGTTGTGCTTGACTTTTTCCGCAAATAAAAAAATAAGGGTGTTCTATGTAAAAATATGACGCACCCGACGCCATCAGTCACTGACAAATGGGGCCTACGCATGGATACGCCCGCATACGTGTATTGTGACCGTACCTGCACGCTTGAGACAAGTTAGATGACCATAAAACCATATTTTCAAAGTTCTAGCACCAAACTGAAAATGCGACGCAAGCTCTTTAACTTCCGGTGATATTACCTCTTTTTTTAGACAAATCTGCACACACTACTTTGACTTCTATATGGGACGATCAGGCATCAGCCCATTAGAGGCCCATTAAAGGCTCAGTTAgtctttttttttttaaaaaaggggCTCAGTTAGTCTGATCTAACCAACTTCCAACGTTCTGATTTCCTAGCTCTGTACGGCATTCTCTAGCCACCGGATCAACCGAAGACGGTCTGCCCAGATCCACGTAATCAAGGCGCCGGCGAAGGTTGTCTGGACTCCGGGAAGCTAGCCTCCAGAATCAATCACCGGATCAACGTACCGACCGAAGATGGTGTGGGCATAAATAACCAGGGGAAGGACTCTAGTCTATTCTAGTTAGGAAAACCATATTCCTACGTCCAACAACCCCTCTGTTTATGCAACTCGTGGCCACGCCATTGCGTCTCCACCCCCTTCAACCACGGCAGGAAATCAAAGTGAAGGTGACACGCATTCAACCACTGCACAATGGAGCAGGGCGAGGCAGGCAACCATGGCAACGACCAAGGAAGCAGCGGGGCAGCCCTCCACGCCGGCGGCGACGAAGACGGCGCCCGTGCGTTCATCGCCCAAGTAAGATCCTGTGCTTAGTTTCCATGGCGCCGCTGTCCGGCGCGCGATCAAACAACGGGGATGTAGATAGAAGGTAGAAGTAGAACTAGGTGAAAGAAACTAATCTGTAATATTTCTGGGCGGTGAAGGttaaggaggaggtggagagatgcCTGGCGGCAGGCATGAGCAAGGAGCAGATGTTCCACGAGCTTCGCGAGAAGGGATTTCACCCGGCGGCCGCGTTTGCTGGTAAGCTGTACGTTTCCACCTCGTGTGTTATTGGATTTATTACATCTATATATCTATCTGCCAATCATGTCAAGAAACTACTAGGTTACCGAATAGATTAACACCACGTATTAATATTCTCTCTGATCAATCTGATTGGTGTACGTCCAGTTTACAAGGAGCTTCGTGACCAGAACAATAGTTGGTTTAAAGACTACTACGTCAAGATGGATTTGAGGAAGCAGGCCGAGCGACTCGAATTTCTGCTGCACCAGTATCGAACGGTTCGCGACGCCGATGCCGCCGCCAGAGCACAAGGAACAGCGGCGCAGCAAACCGCCATGGACATCCCGAACGACGTGGGGTTTCTGGGGCACCGGACGGTACCGGCTGGGTTGGACGGCACACGTCTGGTTTGTAGTTCAAGCTGCAGCGATCGTCGGCTTGCTTCCGCCTCTCTGCAGCTACCATTGTCGTCGACGACGATGTATGTCCCGACTGGACAACTGCTTCACCAGATAGAGCAGCCGGTTCCCAACGGCGGGGTTCAAGGGGTACTGGAGCCATCCGCAGCTTGTACTACTTCCAATGCTGCCATGGCTGTCACCTATCCTTGGTCGTGCACCGACAATGTTCAGACCGATGATGTTGGGACGATGCTGTTGCATGGAGAGCAAGGTCCACCTCTGCAGCAATGGTATCCGGGTGCAAGTGCAGGCGTCGTTCCGCCATGGGACTCCAATTGGCCAACGCCGTCGTCTGTCCAGATGCCACCTGAAAACCGTGAGCACCACCACCGTCCAGCTCCATGTCACGGAGAGCAAGCTGAACAGCGGTTGCTAATTGACAGCCTACGACTAGGAGAGGACAGGAATCCTCAAGTTCATGTGGCCTCCCGACATGGCGAGCAAGCTCATGAACCGTTGCATCAATGGCAGAGTGGTAGCCAACCAGAGGCACCTTCTAAACATCTACTGGAGTACCAGAATCGCCACGATCTTGCTGCTTCGGAATAACGTCTTCGTCGGCGTACAACCTTCTGGCAGATTTATACAGTAGAATTGCTCGTGATAGAGATAGATAACGTTACTTGAAATTGCATCTACATATGTATTGCATCTATGTGTATCTACGCTAAGTAATCCATTAGATAAAAAGACAGTGTTCAAGATGCCCGAAGCCGGCGGGCAAGGTGCCCTCAAGCTCCTGCTCGGAAGAGCTCTGCCTCGAGGGAGGTCGTGGGATTGggattgagggggggggggggggggggggggattcaacaggtgggcctggcccaaaTTAACAGTCAATAACAGTCAGTGTTTAAGAAAAGAGGTAGTTTTTTATAACCCTAAACTATAATATGGCAGTTTTTTCCTATTTACTCGACAAATACCATTCTTAGTTTCCCGGCGAAATTGGTGTGTGCGATGTTGACACTCGCATGGAAGTGCTCTGGATCTTTCCTATGGACCTTTTGAGTAACCGTGTGTGCAGTTGCTACAATAATTGTTGTCTCTGTTATGTTGTCCTCTCTTTGAAAGACCCTTGTGAttgttccttttttttcttcttcgacAAAGAGGTAAATCCCTGGCAATGGCATTATTGTGACACACACCATCAAGTAGAGTACAAAATAAATATAACCATGGTCAAGTTATTACATTATATGAAATTACATCTACGACTAAGTTGACTTTTTACGCGGCAACGCCTTTAAAAAGGAATAAACCTCTTGGCGCTATCAGTGTCACATCCGACCCTGGCCAACATGGACTAGTATTTTCATCCCAATTGTCGATACCAACCAATGAAGAGCACAACGGCAAGTACAACGGTTCCAAACAAGACAAAACCACAAGTTCGTCGGT
The window above is part of the Triticum aestivum cultivar Chinese Spring chromosome 2A, IWGSC CS RefSeq v2.1, whole genome shotgun sequence genome. Proteins encoded here:
- the LOC123185872 gene encoding uncharacterized protein, whose protein sequence is MEQGEAGNHGNDQGSSGAALHAGGDEDGARAFIAQVKEEVERCLAAGMSKEQMFHELREKGFHPAAAFAVYKELRDQNNSWFKDYYVKMDLRKQAERLEFLLHQYRTVRDADAAARAQGTAAQQTAMDIPNDVGFLGHRTVPAGLDGTRLVCSSSCSDRRLASASLQLPLSSTTMYVPTGQLLHQIEQPVPNGGVQGVLEPSAACTTSNAAMAVTYPWSCTDNVQTDDVGTMLLHGEQGPPLQQWYPGASAGVVPPWDSNWPTPSSVQMPPENREHHHRPAPCHGEQAEQRLLIDSLRLGEDRNPQVHVASRHGEQAHEPLHQWQSGSQPEAPSKHLLEYQNRHDLAASE